One stretch of candidate division KSB1 bacterium DNA includes these proteins:
- the mgtE gene encoding magnesium transporter, whose amino-acid sequence MDDLDLKNIIDDIEYLASEKNSRMILNILVGNHPADIAEILGNLSEENEKYVFGLLDADTASDVIVELDDVTREKLVSELQHERISEIVDEMESDDATDLVAELPDEVAEKVLDAIDEEGSEEVKELLQHDEDTAGGIMALEYVAVSEDTTVDEAIKEIRAKAEEVPEVYNVYVFDKDGMLAGFLPLKNLIVAQASQKIKDVLIADVISVPIEMDQEEVANIFRRYNLVSLPVVDELGKLVGRITVDDIVEVIEEEASEDIQKMAGIADEEEIRETSVFKISFGRLPWLLVGFVGQLIAALVLSQFEASLRDIFLAISFIPMMMAMGGNSGIQAATIVVRGIALGELSPDDTFKRLSREIKVSLFNGAVCGLLLFGIIAVFDTPTFGFVLALSMLAVIINASILGASIPLILRKVGVDPAIAAGPLITTFNDIIGLAIYLGLVTAALQFI is encoded by the coding sequence ATGGATGATTTAGATTTAAAAAATATCATCGATGACATTGAGTACCTGGCGTCTGAAAAGAATAGCCGGATGATTCTCAATATTCTGGTCGGCAACCATCCGGCAGACATTGCAGAGATTCTTGGCAATCTGTCGGAGGAGAATGAGAAATATGTCTTCGGCCTGCTCGATGCCGACACTGCTTCCGATGTGATTGTGGAGCTGGACGACGTCACCAGAGAAAAGCTGGTCTCCGAGCTTCAGCACGAACGCATTTCCGAAATCGTCGATGAGATGGAATCGGATGACGCGACGGATTTGGTGGCGGAACTGCCGGATGAAGTTGCAGAAAAAGTTCTGGACGCTATTGATGAGGAAGGCTCGGAGGAGGTCAAGGAGCTTCTCCAGCATGACGAAGACACAGCCGGCGGAATCATGGCTTTGGAGTATGTGGCCGTTTCCGAAGACACGACAGTCGACGAAGCCATCAAAGAGATTCGTGCCAAAGCCGAAGAGGTGCCTGAAGTTTATAATGTTTATGTATTCGATAAAGATGGTATGCTGGCTGGGTTTTTACCTTTGAAAAATCTAATTGTAGCCCAAGCCAGCCAAAAAATTAAGGATGTACTGATCGCAGACGTTATCAGCGTGCCGATAGAAATGGATCAGGAGGAAGTCGCAAATATTTTCCGCCGCTATAATCTCGTTTCACTACCGGTGGTAGATGAGCTCGGAAAATTGGTTGGCCGGATTACCGTCGATGATATTGTTGAAGTCATCGAAGAGGAAGCCTCCGAAGATATTCAAAAGATGGCGGGTATCGCAGATGAAGAAGAAATCCGCGAGACTTCTGTGTTTAAGATTTCCTTTGGTCGCTTGCCCTGGCTGCTGGTTGGATTTGTGGGTCAGTTGATAGCAGCGTTGGTGCTTTCTCAATTCGAAGCTTCTTTAAGGGACATTTTTTTAGCAATATCTTTCATTCCGATGATGATGGCCATGGGCGGTAACTCAGGAATTCAGGCAGCAACGATTGTCGTGAGAGGGATCGCTTTGGGAGAACTCAGTCCAGATGATACTTTCAAAAGACTCAGCAGGGAGATCAAAGTTTCGCTTTTTAACGGAGCAGTTTGCGGGCTCCTGCTGTTTGGCATCATTGCTGTTTTTGATACGCCGACATTCGGTTTCGTCCTCGCGCTCTCCATGCTTGCAGTTATTATAAACGCTTCAATCCTTGGGGCCAGCATCCCGTTGATTTTAAGAAAGGTTGGAGTTGATCCAGCCATCGCCGCCGGACCGCTGATTACCACCTTTAACGATATCATTGGTTTGGCGATTTATCTTGGGTTGGTTACAGCGGCTTTGCAGTTTATTTAA
- a CDS encoding ATP-dependent Clp protease adaptor ClpS, whose translation MKRPWKVVLYNDEIHSFDEVILQVQKATGYSLVEATRISMEAHFKGKAVAYSGEFVDCNKVAGILREIGLLIEIQG comes from the coding sequence ATGAAACGTCCCTGGAAAGTAGTCCTTTATAACGACGAGATCCACAGTTTTGACGAGGTTATTTTACAGGTGCAAAAAGCAACCGGATACTCCCTGGTTGAAGCGACTCGAATCTCCATGGAGGCGCACTTCAAAGGCAAGGCGGTTGCATATAGTGGTGAGTTTGTGGATTGCAATAAAGTCGCGGGCATTTTAAGAGAGATCGGTTTATTAATAGAAATTCAAGGCTAA
- the rsmA gene encoding ribosomal RNA small subunit methyltransferase A, translating into MNKLIFRPKQSLGQNFLVDENTARKIIRKLTPNPQDLIIEIGPGFGVLTKYIIKEARKVIAIEIDAKLCENLRSRFGSSKNFTLVHGDFLKTELRNYLEEKVPIRFLGNIPYHITSPVIFKIFQIRQFVSDLTLMIQREVAERIVARPGGKEYGILSVFSQLYSQPKILFHVSKNVFQPKPDVHSSVLRWDFSKPEDVDVENEEVLDKVIHLTFQQRRKMLRKSLQQIPGFFEYSQKINFDLEKRPEELSAREFVELSNQIGKLWMI; encoded by the coding sequence ATGAACAAGCTGATATTTCGTCCTAAGCAGAGCCTCGGGCAAAATTTTTTGGTGGACGAAAATACCGCTCGTAAGATCATCAGAAAACTAACCCCAAATCCGCAAGACTTAATTATTGAAATCGGTCCCGGCTTTGGGGTTTTGACTAAATACATTATAAAAGAAGCCCGCAAAGTCATTGCAATTGAAATTGATGCAAAACTGTGTGAAAACCTGCGAAGCCGGTTCGGGAGCTCTAAAAATTTTACACTTGTTCATGGTGATTTTTTAAAAACGGAGTTACGAAATTATCTCGAGGAGAAAGTTCCCATCAGATTTTTGGGAAATATTCCATACCATATCACCAGTCCGGTAATTTTCAAGATTTTTCAGATTCGACAATTCGTCTCTGATCTGACCCTCATGATACAGCGAGAGGTGGCGGAGAGAATTGTAGCCCGGCCAGGCGGCAAAGAGTACGGCATTCTTTCGGTTTTTAGTCAACTCTATTCGCAACCGAAAATTTTGTTTCATGTCTCAAAAAATGTTTTTCAACCGAAACCGGATGTCCATTCTTCCGTGCTCAGATGGGACTTTTCGAAACCTGAAGACGTTGATGTAGAAAATGAAGAGGTGCTGGATAAAGTGATTCATTTAACATTTCAGCAGCGCCGAAAAATGCTAAGAAAATCGCTGCAGCAAATACCGGGGTTTTTCGAGTATTCACAAAAAATCAATTTTGACTTAGAAAAACGACCTGAAGAATTAAGTGCGCGCGAGTTTGTTGAGTTGAGTAACCAAATTGGTAAGTTATGGATGATTTAG
- the greA gene encoding transcription elongation factor GreA, producing MNPYYFTEKGFQKLKEEIDKLERFIKHDIAKEIGTAREHGDLKENAEYVAAKNKQANYMAKLGQLQQRFANARIIRKEDLPPDTISLGKHVKIREVGSSEVDEYTILGEGETDIDKGIISYQSPLAKALINHKKGDVVEAQLPVGIKKYEILEIDFFEEN from the coding sequence ATGAACCCATATTATTTTACAGAAAAAGGCTTCCAAAAACTAAAAGAAGAAATCGATAAACTGGAAAGGTTTATCAAACACGATATTGCCAAAGAAATTGGTACGGCACGCGAGCACGGCGATCTCAAGGAGAACGCCGAGTACGTGGCGGCCAAAAACAAGCAAGCCAACTACATGGCCAAACTCGGCCAGCTTCAGCAACGGTTTGCAAACGCCCGTATCATTCGTAAAGAAGATTTACCTCCGGACACCATCTCGCTTGGGAAGCATGTCAAAATTCGCGAAGTCGGCTCCAGTGAAGTTGACGAATACACGATTCTCGGCGAAGGTGAAACCGACATCGACAAAGGAATTATCAGTTACCAATCGCCGTTAGCAAAAGCACTCATCAACCACAAAAAAGGCGACGTTGTCGAAGCTCAGCTTCCCGTCGGCATTAAAAAATACGAAATTTTGGAGATTGATTTTTTTGAGGAAAATTAA
- the mutY gene encoding A/G-specific adenine glycosylase, with translation MRVETKKKSVFSESLIKWYNKNKRELPWRKTKDPYKIWVSEIMLQQTQVETVLPYYKRFLQAFPNLKSLANAELSQVLKMWEGMGYYARARNLLKAAQIIAKEHKGKMPSNSDELIKIPGIGPYTAAAVASIAFNENVPVVDGNVARVLSRVLRIEEPLIKNKNKFANAAKKLLPQGQSADFNQAMMELGALICVPQSPKCAKCPVSVFCKAYQELADPSVLPVKTPKKETPHYDVVVGIIWHKGRIFIDQRPENGLLGGLWEFPGGKQEDGETLEECLEREILEELDIQVKVDKHFLTVRHAYTHFKITLHSFQCKLLKGAPKPQKAVDWKWVRPQEMTKYAFPKANKRILETLLESLR, from the coding sequence ATGAGAGTAGAAACGAAAAAAAAATCTGTTTTTTCCGAAAGTTTAATTAAGTGGTACAACAAAAATAAAAGGGAGTTGCCGTGGCGGAAGACAAAGGATCCTTACAAGATTTGGGTTTCAGAAATTATGCTCCAGCAAACTCAGGTCGAAACCGTTCTCCCCTATTACAAAAGGTTTTTGCAGGCCTTTCCCAACCTCAAGTCCTTGGCCAATGCTGAACTTTCTCAAGTTCTCAAAATGTGGGAAGGCATGGGCTACTACGCCAGAGCACGCAATCTGTTGAAAGCCGCTCAAATCATTGCAAAGGAACACAAAGGCAAAATGCCGAGCAACTCCGATGAATTGATTAAGATTCCCGGTATTGGGCCTTATACCGCAGCTGCTGTGGCAAGTATTGCGTTCAATGAAAATGTTCCAGTAGTTGATGGAAACGTTGCGCGTGTCTTGTCGCGCGTTCTGAGAATAGAAGAACCGCTGATCAAAAATAAAAATAAGTTTGCGAATGCCGCGAAAAAGCTGCTTCCTCAAGGCCAGTCTGCTGATTTCAATCAGGCGATGATGGAATTGGGTGCGCTCATTTGTGTACCGCAAAGCCCAAAATGTGCAAAGTGTCCTGTGAGTGTCTTCTGCAAAGCTTATCAAGAACTGGCAGACCCCTCTGTTCTGCCGGTTAAAACACCAAAGAAAGAAACACCGCATTACGACGTGGTGGTCGGAATTATTTGGCACAAGGGGAGAATCTTTATTGACCAGAGACCGGAGAATGGCCTTTTGGGTGGCCTCTGGGAATTTCCCGGAGGTAAGCAAGAAGACGGCGAAACTCTCGAAGAATGTTTGGAAAGAGAAATTCTAGAAGAGCTGGATATTCAAGTCAAAGTGGACAAGCACTTTTTAACCGTGAGACATGCTTATACTCACTTCAAAATAACGCTGCACTCCTTTCAATGCAAACTTTTGAAGGGCGCACCTAAGCCGCAAAAAGCAGTCGATTGGAAATGGGTGCGCCCGCAAGAAATGACTAAATATGCTTTTCCGAAAGCGAATAAGAGAATCTTAGAAACTTTACTTGAGAGCTTGAGATGA
- the recO gene encoding DNA repair protein RecO, giving the protein MPLKKTEAIVLKSQRQGETSKILTLYTLTFGKLTVIAKGARSMRSKFGGSLELLNYISIVFYEKETREIQLLSQADIIEFFAGIKQSVEKTALAMAVCELVNNLEIGIEPNPNLFKLHLEALRAIDKSENSMNVLRAFQVKLLNILGVRPDFTTCSKCKSQKQGTVAFDITQGSFICEACSQSKAAGMILSADSFDALRSFQRDSLASLNGLLAFANSQQQVDGFISAYLKYHVEGLRDLKAVKFLKKL; this is encoded by the coding sequence ATGCCCCTTAAAAAAACAGAAGCCATCGTCCTGAAAAGTCAGCGGCAGGGCGAGACCAGCAAAATTCTGACGCTTTACACTCTTACATTTGGCAAACTCACAGTCATTGCCAAGGGTGCACGCAGTATGAGAAGTAAATTCGGTGGCAGTCTGGAACTGCTGAATTACATTTCCATCGTTTTTTATGAAAAAGAAACCCGCGAAATTCAGCTTTTAAGCCAAGCGGATATTATCGAGTTTTTTGCCGGTATCAAACAGAGCGTGGAAAAAACTGCCTTGGCAATGGCGGTGTGTGAACTCGTAAATAATTTAGAAATCGGTATAGAACCAAATCCGAATTTGTTTAAACTACATTTGGAAGCGCTGAGAGCAATTGACAAAAGTGAAAATTCTATGAATGTACTGCGGGCGTTTCAAGTAAAGTTACTTAATATTTTGGGAGTCAGACCTGACTTCACCACTTGCTCGAAATGCAAAAGCCAAAAACAGGGAACAGTTGCTTTTGACATCACTCAGGGCAGCTTTATTTGTGAGGCCTGCAGTCAAAGTAAAGCAGCGGGGATGATTTTGTCTGCTGATTCTTTCGATGCACTGCGCTCGTTTCAGCGGGATTCGTTGGCGAGTTTAAATGGATTATTAGCCTTCGCGAACTCACAACAACAAGTCGACGGTTTTATTTCAGCGTATTTGAAGTACCACGTGGAAGGCTTGCGAGATTTGAAAGCAGTTAAATTTTTAAAAAAGTTGTAA
- the sfsA gene encoding DNA/RNA nuclease SfsA — protein MTLPEPLIPGKLIQRYKRFLADIELETGEIITAHCANPGSMMGLLQIGSQVLVSKSQNPKRKLPFSWELIKIGRTWVVVNTANTNRVIHEALLKNQIPELLGYSEIKPEAVWGDHTRFDFLLHKENEQCFVEVKNVTLAENDIALFPDSVTKRGTKHLNELMKVFRKGHRAIMCFLVSREDCKFFKPAAHIDPVYAETLREAYRKGVEVLVYQAKILPPQITLDGPLNFEL, from the coding sequence TTGACCCTGCCTGAACCTCTTATTCCCGGAAAACTGATCCAAAGATACAAGCGCTTTCTGGCCGACATCGAGCTTGAAACCGGCGAAATAATTACCGCACATTGTGCAAATCCCGGAAGTATGATGGGACTTTTGCAGATCGGTAGCCAAGTTCTGGTTTCAAAGAGCCAAAATCCAAAACGCAAACTCCCGTTTAGTTGGGAGTTGATCAAAATTGGCCGAACTTGGGTGGTTGTGAATACTGCAAATACCAACCGGGTAATTCATGAGGCTTTGTTGAAGAACCAAATCCCTGAGCTCCTCGGTTACTCAGAAATCAAGCCGGAGGCCGTTTGGGGAGATCACACTCGCTTTGACTTTTTGCTCCATAAAGAGAATGAGCAGTGTTTTGTCGAGGTTAAAAATGTGACCTTAGCTGAAAATGACATCGCCTTGTTTCCCGACTCTGTAACGAAACGGGGAACAAAGCACTTGAACGAACTGATGAAAGTTTTTCGAAAAGGTCACCGCGCCATCATGTGTTTTTTGGTAAGCCGCGAAGACTGCAAGTTTTTCAAACCCGCCGCGCATATCGATCCAGTTTATGCGGAAACGCTTCGAGAGGCTTACAGGAAGGGAGTTGAGGTTTTAGTTTATCAAGCTAAAATTTTGCCGCCGCAAATCACACTTGATGGTCCATTGAATTTTGAATTATAA
- a CDS encoding TatD family hydrolase, giving the protein MLIETHAHLYFDQFDEDREQVIQRADEADVKRIINIAVDLETSRQCIELAEKYEGLYATVGIHPNDSAKLGKDSLLELRELCGHKRVVAIGEIGMDFYWDHCPAEVQERAFREQIRLAKEVKLPIVIHNREAGPQIIEILKSEGASGLSGVFHCFSEDMTIAKEVLDFGFHISFTGNLTFKKSQLPEVAEIVPLDKLLLETDCPFLSPEPKRGRRNEPAHVVYIAQKLAEIKKVTFEEITEITTSNAKRLFGLGDRAME; this is encoded by the coding sequence ATGCTAATCGAAACCCATGCCCATCTCTATTTCGACCAATTTGATGAAGATAGAGAACAAGTGATTCAAAGAGCGGATGAAGCAGATGTCAAGAGAATTATTAATATCGCAGTTGATTTGGAGACGAGCAGACAGTGCATCGAGTTGGCAGAAAAGTACGAAGGCCTGTATGCGACAGTTGGTATTCACCCTAATGATTCGGCCAAGTTGGGAAAGGATAGCTTACTTGAATTACGAGAGCTTTGTGGCCATAAAAGGGTCGTGGCAATCGGCGAGATCGGCATGGACTTTTATTGGGACCATTGTCCTGCAGAAGTTCAGGAACGTGCGTTTCGTGAACAAATCAGGCTGGCAAAAGAAGTTAAGTTGCCAATCGTGATTCATAATCGTGAAGCTGGCCCTCAAATTATCGAGATTCTTAAGTCAGAGGGCGCTTCGGGGTTAAGCGGCGTTTTTCACTGCTTTTCAGAAGACATGACAATTGCCAAAGAAGTGTTGGATTTTGGGTTTCATATTTCGTTTACAGGTAATCTGACTTTTAAGAAATCACAGCTCCCGGAAGTTGCAGAAATTGTTCCTTTGGATAAATTGCTTTTGGAAACCGACTGCCCGTTTCTTTCTCCTGAACCAAAACGGGGGCGTCGAAATGAGCCGGCCCATGTCGTCTACATTGCACAAAAGTTAGCTGAAATAAAAAAAGTAACATTTGAGGAAATAACCGAAATAACAACTTCGAATGCAAAGCGATTATTTGGATTGGGTGATCGGGCGATGGAATGA